In Topomyia yanbarensis strain Yona2022 chromosome 2, ASM3024719v1, whole genome shotgun sequence, one DNA window encodes the following:
- the LOC131681225 gene encoding uncharacterized protein LOC131681225, with translation MAEVTVLLLEDICGQSRVQEATSEHSWNHVPSKVNPADELSRGLTPAELLHQKRWWTGPTWVSLTKQHWPNQSGDIDTASKIFAEERKVCLVTLAPQRDTFCDQLFNHYSSYTKLRRTVAYFLFYMRVLYASTEWCLCKIFDGKA, from the coding sequence ATGGCTGAAGTCACCGTCCTCCTACTGGAAGACATTTGTGGGCAATCGCGTGTACAAGAAGCAACGAGCGAGCATTCCTGGAATCATGTCCCTAGCAAGGTCAACCCAGCCGATGAACTTTCCCGAGGCTTAACACCGGCCGAACTACTTCACCAGAAGCGATGGTGGACCGGACCAACATGGGTTAGTCTCACCAAGCAGCACTGGCCGAATCAATCAGGTGATATCGATACGGCGTCCAAAATATTCGCCGAAGAACGCAAGGTGTGTCTAGTGACACTCGCGCCACAACGTGATACATTTTGTGATCAGCTCTTCAACCATTATTCGTCGTACACAAAGCTGCGCAGGACCGTTGCGTACTTCCTTTTCTACATGCGTGTACTGTATGCATCAACCGAATGGTGTTTGTGCAAAATCTTCGACGGCAAAGCTTGA